A genome region from Anopheles stephensi strain Indian chromosome 2, UCI_ANSTEP_V1.0, whole genome shotgun sequence includes the following:
- the LOC118502417 gene encoding uncharacterized protein LOC118502417 — MIDSSADIPSILKLQYLLSSLKSEAALLFEHTTLTADNYATTWAALLKRYDNPRMLVRDYYRTLHHLPAMHEGSVDELAQLVDEFTRHVNGLRKLKEPVDNWDTPLTTLLFFKLDSSTILAWEKHSSASPKDKYSDLIDFLQDRIRILRSSQTLAKISESKQTPVVRSCNSVFRCNKCNARHHSMLHDDSPPQVTMNVGSSNEIVVLETVVLWLVDDHGIRHEARALLDSGSMCNIVSESLARKLLTRRTKINVALTGIGEGVQQAKGSIIATVQSKSAPFSSPLEFLIVNSPCAEIPTAPIDVAGWKFPDVPLADPAFNLPSRVDVIIGSDAYWEWHTGKKQLLVKGGPWSHESLDTLLQRFWENETNLEGPALSLEEDACEKHYAATTTRDHHGRYIVCLPRNPRADIVLGSSKEIADRRLMAVERRLKINPEMEMEYKRFMQEYEELGHMRKLTEPVDDSVPHCYIPHHAVVKESSTSTKVRVVFDASCKTSSGYSLNDTLLVGPIVQEDLLTIILRFRSYAIALVADVEKMYRQILHNIIDRNLLRIRYRKSPLDPISTYELNTVTYGTASAPFLATRTLQQVAHDHKDQFPKAVDPVLRDFYVDDLLTGATDLNEAVEVRKQITAMLDSAGFALKKWASNVPESLLDVPCEDLAIQSMHEWKDGQAVSTLGLVWEPANDSFSFKVGIVRRTISNPTVPEGESNVTGIYDGLLLDRFNDGNVLAGFSTTSMETICRQPSGADTGRNADS; from the exons ATGATCGATTCGTCAGCAGATATACCTTCGATACTGAAACTTCAGTATCTGTTGTCATCATTGAAGAGTGAGGCGGCGCTGCTGTTCGAGCATACCACATTGACCGCGGACAACTATGCGACCACCTGGGCCGCGCTGCTGAAACGGTATGATAACCCGCGCATGTTAGTCCGTGATTATTATCGAACATTGCATCACCTTCCCGCGATGCATGAAGGATCtgtggatgaattggcgcagctTGTGGACGAgttcacgcggcacgtgaacggtTTAAGAAAGCTGAAGGAACCGGTTGACAACTGGGACACTCCCCTCACCACATTGCTGTTCTTCAAATTGGATTCATCAACCATCctagcttgggaaaagcattcatcgGCCAGCCCCAAGGATAAGTATTCAGATCTAATCGATTTCCTGCAGGATAGAATCCGAATCCTTCGTTCGTCCCAAACGTTAGCGAAGATATCtgaatcgaaacaaacgccggtg GTACGGTCGTGCAATTCCGTCTTCCGTTGCAACAAGTGCAACGCACGTCATCACAGCATGTTGCACGACGATTCACCGCCACAGGTAACCATGAACGTAGGTTCGAGCAATGAAATTGTGGTTCTCGAAACGGTGGTTCTCTGGTTAGTCGATGACCATGGCATTCGGCATGAAGCACGAGCGTTGTTGGATTCAGGATCCATGTGCAATATCGTGTCCGAATCCCTAGCGCGGAAGCTGCTGACACGTCGTACAAAGATCAACGTTGCATTGACAGGTATCGGTGAGGGTGTTCAGCAAGCCAAGGGTTCGATCATCGCAACGGTGCAGTCAAAGTCAGCGCCATTTTCGTCGCCACTTGAGTTCCTGATAGTGAACTCCCCTTGTGCTGAGATACCGACTGCCCCAATCGATGTTGCTGGTTGGAAATTCCCTGACGTTCCGTTGGCTGATCCTGCCTTTAACCTTCCTTCAAGAGTTGATGTGATCATTGGGAGTGACGCATATTGGGAATGGCATACCGGAAAGAAGCAGTTACTGGTCAAAGGCGGTCCTTG GAGCCATGAGTCTCTCGATACATTGCTGCAACGGTTTTGGGAGAACGAGACCAATTTAGAGGGACCCGCTCTCTCGCTTGAGGAAGATGCTTGTGAGAAGCATTATGCTGCCACTACAACGCGTGATCACCATGGTCGTTACATCGTTTGTCTGCCTCGTAATCCCAGAGCAGATATAGTATTGGGTTCATCAAAGGAGATTGCGGATCGACGACTGATGGCTGTGGAGCGGCGATTGAAGATCAACCCTGAAATGGAGATGGAATATAAGCGTTTCATGCAAGAGTACGAGGAACTTGGTCACATGCGAAAACTTACCGAACCAGTGGATGATAGTGTTCCGCATTGTTATATTCCTCAccatgcggtggtgaaggaATCGAGTACATCCACAAAAGTACGGGTCGTGTTTGACGCGTCCTGTAAAACGAGCTCGGGATACTCCTTAAACGATACGTTACTAGTTGGCCCAATTGTCCAGGAAGATCTACTAACGATTATATTGCGATTCAGGTCCTACGCAATCGCATTAGTGGCcgatgtggaaaaaatgtaccggcaaattctccacaacatcatcgatcggAATCTGCTACGTATCAGGTACCGAAAGAGCCCCCTGGATCCGATATCGACCtacgagctgaataccgtTACTTACGGCACGGCGTCAGCTCCATTCCTCGCCACTAGAACGCTCCAGCAGGTTGCGCATGACCACAAAGATCAATTCCCGAAAGCAGTTGATCCCGTGTTACGTGATTTTTACGTCGACGATCTACTAACAGGAGCGACTGACCTTAACGAAGCAGTAGAAGTGCGAAAGCAAATCACCGCAATGCtcgattcagctggtttcgcattgaaaaagtgggcaTCTAACGTTCCAGAATCGCTTCTAGATGTCCCATGTGAAGATCTTGCGATTCAATCAATGCACGAGTGGAAGGATGGTCAAGCTGTTTCGACGCTGGGGCTGGTTTGGGAACCCGCCAacgattcgttttccttcaag GTTGGAATTGTGCGCCGCACGATTAGCAACCCaactgttccagaaggtgagTCGAACGTTACCGGCATCTACGATGGCCTTTTGTTGGACCGATTCAATGACGGTAATGTATTGGCTGGATTCTCCACCACGTCGATGGAAACCATTTGTCGCCAACCGAGTGGCGCAGATACAGGAAGAAACGCGGATAGCTGA